TCGCATTAATATCAATCGTCTGCGTCGAGAAATTGGCATGGTATTCCAAAAACCCAATCCTTTTCCCATGAGCATTTATGAAAATGTGGCTTATGGTGTGAGAATTGCTGGTAAATCTCCAAAAGTAGTATTAGATGAAATTGTCGAATCTGCCCTTAAAGGTGCAGCTTTGTGGGATGAAGTCAAAGATAAACTTCATCAGTCTGCCACAGGTCTTTCCGGTGGACAACAACAACGTCTCTGTATTGCTAGGGCTTTGGCTGTTAAACCCAAGGTATTGCTAATGGATGAACCCTGTTCAGCCCTTGATCCAATTGCTACAATGAAAGTGGAAGAATTAATTCACCAATTGCGAACAGAATTCACAATTGTGATTGTTACCCATAATATGCAGCAAGCAACTCGTGTTTCTGATTTTACTGCCTTTTTTAGTACCGATGAAAGTCGCATTGGTCAAATGGTGGAATTCGGGGAGACTAGTCAAATCTTTCGTAGTCCTCTAGATACTCGGACTCATGACTATGTGTCTGGACGATTTGGTTAACTACAACACCGAATGCGTAGTTTGAGCGTCATCAGGATTTAAAATCAATAGCATTCCTATTCCTAAATCCCAAATTGGTATGACTCATTCTCCAGATATTGCCACTTTAGCAAGGTGGATGGCGGCTGATTTCAGTAATCAAGCCCAAGTTTTTGAGAATCCGGCTTTTTTTGCCCATATTCGTGTATGTATGCGTCCCCTCCATTGGGGGGTGTTATCAGGTGTAAGTTTGTTTGTGGAACAAGCTTATGACTATATGTTGAATAAGCCTTATCGGGTGCGGGTATTACATCTGACGACTGTGGGGGATAAAATCCATA
The DNA window shown above is from Anabaena sp. WA102 and carries:
- the pstB gene encoding phosphate ABC transporter ATP-binding protein PstB; this translates as MSNLTTAIQVKNLSFYYGNYKAIEGISLDIYKNQVTALIGPSGCGKSTFIKTINRISELEGKVKVEGRIEFFGQNIHDPRININRLRREIGMVFQKPNPFPMSIYENVAYGVRIAGKSPKVVLDEIVESALKGAALWDEVKDKLHQSATGLSGGQQQRLCIARALAVKPKVLLMDEPCSALDPIATMKVEELIHQLRTEFTIVIVTHNMQQATRVSDFTAFFSTDESRIGQMVEFGETSQIFRSPLDTRTHDYVSGRFG